GAGGCATATATGTTCCTCAAGATCTTTAAGTTGATCAATAAAATTGAGATGGTTTTTCTGCAGGTGCTTGAATACCTCCGAAATGGAATGCTTGTCATTACCCCTTTCAAGTCCCAGCCGAATTAGATGCCTATCACTCTCAATAGAAGCATACAATCGAGCAACAAGACAGTCAATAGTATCAAGATCACTGTTTAGTACAAAAGCTCCCCTCGCTGCAGCATCCAGTTGCTTGACATGTTCAAGCTCTTTCTTTGTGAGTTTTCTAGGAAGGTTTATGAGAGTGCAAAAAGGACAGGCAACAATGGCAACGAAGGCATGTGTTGCTATTGCCACTGCAGCTAAAGTGACAGTCACAGCGGAACCAATGAGGCAAAGGGCAGAGGCAGTAGTGGCTCGGCGAACTAGGCTGACTCTAGAGCGAGACTTGCGAAGTCGGTGATCTAGTTGTTGCCTGAGTTGCGAAAAGCTGTGGCGTATATCCTGAAAGTTCTGAGAATCCGGACAAGGGAAAGGATTGTTACAACGATCAAATTGGAGAAAAATCTCATAGGCGTAATTGCACTGGGATTGAGTTAGGTAGCCTGAGTCTAGAGAAAGAACTTCAAGGAGCTTATGGAGAGGATCATACAGAGCTCGGGCACGATATACACTTCGGTGGAGGAGAAGGCAGAGGTGGGTAGTGTTTTCAC
This sequence is a window from Manihot esculenta cultivar AM560-2 chromosome 4, M.esculenta_v8, whole genome shotgun sequence. Protein-coding genes within it:
- the LOC110613023 gene encoding UPF0496 protein At3g19330, whose amino-acid sequence is MLQCLCLKSPSATSTSHQNSPTTTIHHHNGPPSLDGTSTDGTPLSSTSQSPTVNLTGEYTLAVQSSSYNEIWSKIHDSTTHQEVDGEQIEFYSNNDHEDARQLLLAQVLHPSRECVEKVLRHARPNTLIRLASDYFEHSENTTHLCLLLHRSVYRARALYDPLHKLLEVLSLDSGYLTQSQCNYAYEIFLQFDRCNNPFPCPDSQNFQDIRHSFSQLRQQLDHRLRKSRSRVSLVRRATTASALCLIGSAVTVTLAAVAIATHAFVAIVACPFCTLINLPRKLTKKELEHVKQLDAAARGAFVLNSDLDTIDCLVARLYASIESDRHLIRLGLERGNDKHSISEVFKHLQKNHLNFIDQLKDLEEHICLCFSAVNRARSLLLREIHVYRTSDS